A window of Chitinophaga sp. MM2321 contains these coding sequences:
- a CDS encoding helix-turn-helix transcriptional regulator, producing MQTIKSLLDDHKQNDKLPIRIVSPNFGHLAQEIADQIELTHRSPYYFILFMVNGCARHVVDLEEFDIESNQLLTVRPHQIHRYSASGHGTDYFKLGFDENCLSRLPKQYPFLINPLNQQKISVTPGTAIRLKAIFEILIGLLSIPDTDPELILAHLNSLLTEVNLMYFATDKSPADDRLSKYIDFQVFVENNLVDHPTIKNIAGELALSTDSLYQIVKQYSGLSPKEFITNRLILEARRRMSYGESSSVKELAFELGFNDPDYFSRIFKKVTGKTIAAFFKDLS from the coding sequence ATGCAAACTATAAAGTCGTTGCTTGATGATCATAAGCAAAACGATAAACTGCCCATCCGGATTGTTTCCCCAAATTTTGGGCACCTTGCCCAAGAGATCGCGGATCAGATTGAGCTGACTCATCGTTCGCCTTATTATTTTATTCTATTTATGGTAAACGGTTGTGCCCGGCATGTTGTTGACCTTGAAGAATTCGATATTGAAAGTAATCAATTACTTACAGTGCGTCCGCACCAGATCCACCGTTATTCAGCTTCCGGACATGGGACCGATTACTTTAAATTAGGCTTTGATGAAAATTGTCTTTCCCGTTTGCCTAAACAATATCCGTTTTTAATTAACCCTTTAAATCAACAAAAGATAAGCGTCACCCCGGGAACTGCTATCAGGCTCAAAGCCATCTTCGAAATACTCATTGGTTTATTAAGCATACCGGATACTGATCCTGAGCTTATCCTGGCGCACCTTAACAGTCTGCTGACCGAGGTCAATCTGATGTATTTTGCCACGGATAAAAGCCCGGCCGATGACCGGCTTTCCAAGTATATCGATTTCCAGGTTTTTGTAGAGAACAACCTGGTAGATCATCCTACAATTAAAAATATCGCAGGCGAACTTGCATTAAGTACCGATAGCTTATACCAGATTGTTAAACAGTATTCAGGACTTTCACCCAAAGAATTTATTACAAACCGCCTTATACTGGAAGCCAGGCGCCGGATGTCTTATGGTGAAAGTTCTTCCGTAAAGGAACTTGCTTTTGAATTGGGTTTTAACGACCCTGATTACTTCTCCCGTATATTTAAAAAAGTGACTGGCAAAACGATAGCGGCATTCTTTAAGGATTTGTCCTGA
- a CDS encoding SGNH/GDSL hydrolase family protein yields MKKWLFGLLIATVVAATAFTPRKITWVAIGDSITYLNEHLDETGNRITKGYMTRVAEKLPGIRYINKGYNGWTSGGIADAIEKLDLVKADVYSVFLGTNDWWAGRPVGHLSDYLDKTGNSTVYGAFRTITDKLKSLNKNARIILITPLQRGDFVYIANMKNNAWGSYKAKNGQQLSQVVAAIDSIADYEHFDRVDLYNKSGITLENMVKYKQLKDPATGSYREYRWPDYKEIPFHPDTDEYPYPIDAIDMTYDGLHPSDKGFAVIADMLVNIMKDY; encoded by the coding sequence ATGAAGAAATGGTTGTTTGGCCTGCTCATCGCTACCGTCGTAGCTGCTACTGCATTTACGCCCCGGAAAATAACCTGGGTGGCCATCGGGGATTCTATTACCTATCTGAATGAACACCTGGATGAAACGGGCAACAGAATTACCAAAGGATATATGACCCGTGTGGCAGAAAAGCTGCCCGGTATCCGGTATATCAACAAAGGCTATAATGGCTGGACTTCCGGAGGCATCGCCGATGCTATAGAGAAGCTGGACCTGGTAAAAGCAGATGTATACTCCGTGTTCCTGGGCACAAACGACTGGTGGGCGGGTCGCCCGGTAGGCCATTTATCAGACTACCTCGATAAAACGGGGAATAGTACCGTGTACGGCGCTTTCCGGACCATCACTGATAAATTGAAATCACTGAATAAAAACGCTCGTATCATATTGATTACACCCTTGCAGCGCGGCGATTTTGTATACATCGCCAATATGAAAAATAATGCCTGGGGTTCTTATAAAGCAAAAAATGGTCAGCAGCTGTCGCAGGTGGTAGCGGCCATTGATTCCATCGCAGACTATGAACACTTCGATAGGGTAGACCTGTACAATAAAAGCGGTATCACGCTGGAAAATATGGTGAAATACAAACAGCTGAAAGACCCTGCCACCGGCAGTTACCGGGAATACCGCTGGCCGGATTATAAAGAGATACCATTTCATCCGGATACTGACGAGTACCCGTACCCGATAGATGCCATTGATATGACCTACGATGGTTTGCATCCATCTGATAAAGGCTTTGCGGTGATTGCAGATATGCTGGTAAACATAATGAAGGATTATTAA
- a CDS encoding helix-turn-helix domain-containing protein, which yields MAAEMLTRDDLATFKTELFFEFRNILKSASTQPRKWLRSFEVRDLLGISTGTLQHMRVNGTLSYTRIGGILFYDYDDIIKLMEGSRKNIKGS from the coding sequence ATGGCAGCAGAAATGCTTACGCGGGATGATCTCGCAACTTTTAAAACGGAACTATTCTTTGAATTCCGTAACATTCTAAAATCCGCGTCCACACAGCCTCGCAAATGGCTTAGGTCTTTTGAAGTCCGGGATTTGCTGGGCATTTCCACAGGTACCCTACAGCATATGCGTGTTAACGGTACCCTTTCCTACACCAGGATTGGCGGGATCCTATTTTACGATTACGATGACATCATCAAACTGATGGAAGGCTCCAGGAAAAATATCAAAGGTTCCTGA
- a CDS encoding aldo/keto reductase, with the protein MDRQLGKNGPLVSSVGLGCMGMSGAYGQSDDKQSISTIERALELGHNFLDTADYYLVGHNEGLIGQAIQGKRDKAFLSVKTGQLVAPGPNGAVGPGSVTGRPEYIRNAVMYSLQRLRTDYIDLYTLARIDPDVPVEETIGAMADLVQKGVIRYIGLSEASVESIRKAAAVHPITALQIEYSLWSRDIEAEVLPTIRELGISMVAYAPLSRGFLSGEYKKPEDIKDGRAYMPRFQGENFYKNLEMVEKIKSLADGKGCTPSQLAIAWVLAQGEDIITIPGTRQIKNLEANIAAEKVNLTAEDLKSIEDIMPAGSVSGNRYPEKFMSALNQ; encoded by the coding sequence ATGGATAGACAACTTGGAAAAAACGGGCCGCTGGTTTCATCTGTAGGTTTAGGCTGTATGGGAATGTCCGGTGCTTACGGACAATCCGACGATAAACAATCGATATCGACAATCGAAAGAGCCCTGGAGCTTGGGCACAACTTTCTGGACACAGCCGATTATTATCTTGTTGGCCATAACGAAGGATTGATTGGTCAGGCAATTCAAGGCAAACGTGACAAAGCTTTTCTCTCTGTAAAAACAGGCCAGCTGGTTGCTCCCGGTCCAAACGGCGCTGTGGGACCTGGTTCGGTAACCGGCCGCCCTGAATACATCCGGAATGCTGTGATGTATAGCCTTCAACGCCTCAGAACTGACTATATTGACCTTTATACGCTTGCCCGCATAGATCCGGACGTGCCTGTTGAAGAGACGATTGGCGCTATGGCAGATCTGGTACAAAAAGGAGTAATCCGGTATATTGGCCTCTCTGAAGCATCTGTTGAAAGTATACGCAAGGCTGCAGCCGTTCATCCGATCACGGCATTGCAGATAGAATATTCTCTTTGGAGCCGCGATATTGAAGCTGAGGTATTACCCACTATAAGAGAGCTCGGCATCAGTATGGTCGCATATGCACCTTTAAGCCGGGGCTTTCTCAGCGGAGAATACAAGAAGCCGGAAGACATAAAGGACGGCCGCGCTTATATGCCGCGCTTTCAGGGTGAAAATTTTTATAAAAACCTGGAAATGGTAGAGAAGATTAAATCACTGGCTGATGGAAAAGGCTGCACGCCCTCTCAGTTGGCGATTGCCTGGGTGCTTGCGCAAGGAGAAGATATCATTACTATTCCCGGCACCAGGCAGATCAAAAATCTGGAAGCGAACATCGCAGCAGAAAAGGTAAACCTCACTGCCGAAGACCTGAAAAGTATTGAAGACATCATGCCTGCGGGTAGTGTTTCAGGTAACAGGTATCCGGAAAAATTTATGAGCGCCTTAAACCAATAA
- a CDS encoding helix-turn-helix transcriptional regulator: MTFGERLTILRKQKKMKQTELGDHIGTSGDIVSKYERDTITPSIDVASKMAKALNVSLDHLINGIPKGSTDSNDIPIQLKQFDSLLAEDKAHVIAVIEAFSTKAKLQSLIG; the protein is encoded by the coding sequence ATGACTTTTGGAGAACGCCTAACTATTTTGCGGAAACAGAAAAAAATGAAGCAGACAGAACTAGGGGATCATATAGGTACCAGTGGGGATATTGTAAGCAAGTATGAAAGGGATACAATAACACCATCCATAGATGTCGCTTCTAAAATGGCTAAAGCCTTAAATGTTTCTTTGGATCATCTTATCAATGGAATTCCTAAAGGCAGTACTGATTCAAACGACATTCCTATACAGTTAAAGCAATTTGACAGTTTATTAGCAGAAGATAAAGCTCACGTGATTGCAGTCATTGAAGCCTTTAGTACAAAAGCAAAGCTACAATCCCTGATTGGATAA
- a CDS encoding AraC family transcriptional regulator has product MVFYYFACGSICLLSFVLLSDATKTNTIANRWLGAFFLCAGGALLAYIAEHTGLDKRYSYLVPLTETVRFAMAPSLYLSVRYFTAITPGPVRKESWHFLPTVLFLPLLMGGSAYMPPFMGAVVGIGLKLQMLLYWLLSFWLLWRHQRELRQFTGNTHVISLKWLQWLLGGIAAMILLWYNQVWQISTAIIPVAGIGYCIAVYLVAYAALQQREVFDYTENDRAALRKVLTVAPVAPRLQPRELEHLKEKLACLMEQEQVYRDSDLTLPGLAKQMNISIHELSWLLNKGYGQNFYQYINHYRVEKAKMLLHAEECSHLSILGIAFEAGFNAKTTFNTAFRKITGMSPRQYQQLQVRTDTDGH; this is encoded by the coding sequence GTGGTATTCTACTATTTTGCCTGCGGTAGTATCTGCCTGTTGTCGTTTGTATTACTGAGCGATGCAACTAAAACAAATACCATCGCGAACCGTTGGCTGGGCGCATTTTTCCTTTGTGCCGGAGGTGCTTTGTTGGCCTATATTGCAGAACATACGGGGTTGGATAAACGCTATTCTTACCTGGTACCCCTCACAGAAACTGTGCGTTTTGCAATGGCGCCTTCGCTGTATCTTAGTGTGCGGTATTTTACGGCCATTACACCCGGGCCGGTAAGGAAAGAGAGCTGGCATTTTCTGCCCACAGTTTTATTTCTTCCTTTGCTGATGGGAGGAAGTGCTTACATGCCGCCATTTATGGGGGCTGTTGTTGGAATTGGCTTGAAACTGCAAATGCTGCTCTACTGGTTGTTATCTTTCTGGCTGCTTTGGAGGCACCAGCGGGAGCTGAGACAATTTACCGGCAATACCCATGTGATCAGCCTGAAATGGCTGCAATGGTTGTTGGGAGGTATTGCCGCCATGATATTGTTATGGTATAACCAGGTATGGCAGATCAGCACTGCGATAATACCCGTTGCGGGTATAGGTTATTGCATCGCCGTATACCTGGTTGCTTATGCCGCTTTGCAGCAGCGGGAAGTCTTCGATTATACGGAAAACGACCGGGCGGCACTCAGGAAAGTGTTGACTGTGGCGCCTGTTGCTCCGCGACTGCAACCCCGGGAATTGGAACACCTGAAAGAAAAGTTAGCCTGCCTGATGGAGCAGGAGCAGGTATACCGGGATAGCGATCTCACATTGCCCGGACTGGCAAAGCAAATGAACATTTCTATTCATGAATTGTCCTGGCTTTTAAATAAGGGATATGGTCAGAACTTTTATCAATATATAAATCACTATCGCGTAGAAAAGGCAAAAATGTTGTTGCATGCGGAGGAATGTAGTCACCTGAGTATACTGGGAATTGCATTTGAAGCAGGCTTTAATGCAAAAACTACTTTTAACACCGCCTTCAGGAAAATAACTGGTATGTCGCCCAGGCAATACCAGCAATTACAGGTTCGGACGGATACAGACGGGCATTGA
- a CDS encoding SymE family type I addiction module toxin produces MKSIKKTRNLTVKYVYQERAYNSKALPLISLAGLWLQNAGFEIGDNIAVSVERNKLVIKIATKAPKQEEYEEYMED; encoded by the coding sequence ATGAAAAGCATAAAGAAAACGAGAAACTTAACCGTAAAGTATGTTTATCAGGAACGTGCTTACAATTCAAAAGCATTACCCCTCATATCTCTAGCGGGGCTTTGGTTGCAAAACGCTGGTTTCGAAATCGGAGATAACATAGCTGTTTCCGTAGAACGTAATAAGCTGGTGATAAAGATTGCCACTAAGGCTCCCAAACAAGAAGAATATGAAGAATATATGGAAGACTAA
- a CDS encoding SIR2 family protein: MTKKRNVVLFGAGAVIDWGGPKTPDLTDFVRNCGFYTRDGKTRITEFIYNKLINAPGYDKNDINFETIINVIEELIVYYANHGQRKKVPALMKPFFSPNFEQEILNFSVIGGEIKQLYKLHIPGKDDEWALMNHGQETPEQFFLQQLLAHLLTGITIEIDHYAYHTASKSNVITESNKEINELFQDWIHLVNGNDTLRMYTLNYDRNFKILLARSKYQYEIFEGFDCGDVVGYTDQLKPQARRILADQDSNTHYNLHGSVFWRVRALNQYQLELPEFYLACGAYLEQNTNEFPTFQSEKGKTVFLTNLITGYQKTQRAIFSPFRQMQAAFDRDCIFCDKLIIIGYSFSDEHINSSIRTALQENKNLHIEIIDPSFKKNEFDLMVMLKIFAASDRMYSDFPKNLSENVHSFLSGSVTVHAKTFRNYMEDTLKKASRSNFNQH, from the coding sequence ATGACTAAAAAGAGAAATGTTGTCTTATTTGGTGCAGGAGCTGTAATTGATTGGGGAGGCCCTAAAACCCCCGATCTCACTGATTTTGTTAGAAACTGTGGTTTTTACACTAGGGATGGTAAAACTCGAATTACTGAGTTCATATATAATAAGCTTATTAATGCCCCTGGCTATGATAAAAATGATATAAATTTTGAGACAATCATTAATGTGATTGAGGAACTAATCGTTTACTATGCAAATCACGGTCAACGAAAAAAGGTACCAGCATTGATGAAACCATTCTTTAGCCCTAATTTTGAGCAAGAAATCTTAAATTTTTCAGTTATTGGAGGTGAAATAAAGCAACTCTATAAGCTTCACATACCTGGGAAAGATGATGAGTGGGCATTAATGAATCACGGCCAAGAAACACCAGAGCAATTCTTTTTACAACAGCTTCTTGCCCATCTACTTACTGGCATTACTATTGAGATAGATCATTATGCTTACCATACTGCTAGCAAATCCAATGTAATTACAGAATCGAATAAGGAGATTAACGAACTTTTCCAAGATTGGATTCACCTTGTCAATGGAAATGATACATTAAGGATGTACACACTAAACTATGACAGGAACTTTAAAATATTACTTGCAAGATCAAAATACCAATATGAAATTTTTGAAGGCTTTGATTGTGGTGATGTAGTTGGATACACTGATCAATTGAAACCGCAAGCCCGTCGCATCCTCGCAGATCAAGATTCTAACACACATTATAACCTGCACGGAAGTGTATTTTGGCGCGTTAGGGCACTTAATCAATACCAATTAGAGCTGCCTGAATTCTATCTAGCCTGTGGTGCTTACTTAGAGCAGAATACAAACGAATTCCCAACCTTTCAAAGTGAAAAAGGGAAGACAGTTTTTTTGACAAACCTGATCACCGGCTATCAGAAAACCCAAAGAGCGATATTCTCACCTTTCAGGCAGATGCAGGCGGCATTCGACAGAGATTGCATATTCTGCGACAAACTGATTATTATTGGTTATTCTTTTAGTGACGAGCATATAAATTCTAGCATAAGAACAGCATTACAGGAAAATAAGAATTTACACATCGAAATAATAGATCCTTCCTTTAAAAAGAATGAGTTTGATTTAATGGTTATGCTGAAGATTTTTGCAGCCTCAGATAGAATGTACTCAGACTTCCCTAAAAACCTATCAGAAAATGTACATAGTTTTCTTAGCGGGAGTGTGACAGTACATGCAAAAACTTTTCGGAATTATATGGAGGATACCTTAAAAAAAGCTTCCCGATCTAATTTCAACCAGCATTAA
- a CDS encoding dihydrofolate reductase family protein, producing the protein MRKLVAAINMTLDGFCDHTAGIADDELHQHYADLLSNAGTILYGRVTYQLMEYWRTVVENPTGNKAMDEFAVIMDCIPKIVFSHTLKNVEWESARLANRDIEEEVLALKQQSGKDILVGSPGLIVALTQLGLIDEYQLCVHPVIIGKGLPLFKNINDKIILKLLKTKSFNSGAITLYYEPSEQ; encoded by the coding sequence ATGAGAAAACTAGTTGCAGCAATCAATATGACACTAGATGGTTTTTGCGACCATACGGCAGGCATTGCAGATGACGAACTACATCAACATTATGCTGACCTGTTAAGTAACGCAGGCACCATTCTATATGGAAGAGTAACATATCAGCTTATGGAATATTGGCGAACTGTGGTGGAAAATCCTACAGGAAACAAAGCAATGGACGAATTTGCTGTGATAATGGACTGCATTCCCAAAATTGTTTTTTCCCACACGCTGAAAAATGTGGAATGGGAAAGTGCAAGGTTGGCAAACCGGGACATTGAAGAAGAAGTTTTAGCACTCAAACAACAATCGGGCAAAGACATTTTAGTTGGTAGTCCGGGTTTAATTGTAGCCTTAACGCAACTTGGCTTAATTGATGAATACCAACTCTGTGTTCACCCCGTTATAATAGGAAAGGGTTTACCCTTATTTAAAAACATAAACGATAAGATTATTCTTAAACTCTTAAAGACAAAATCCTTTAACTCTGGTGCAATAACGCTTTACTATGAGCCATCAGAACAATAA
- a CDS encoding DUF1801 domain-containing protein translates to MKAIQINTIDEYIAGFPEEMQVILEKVRATIKKAAPDAEETISYSMPAFKQNGYLAYFAAYKNHIGFYPIPPATEKFKEELSLYKTGKGSVQFPLDQPIPFKLISKIVKYRLMENLSNPSKKPKKK, encoded by the coding sequence ATGAAGGCTATCCAAATCAATACGATCGATGAATACATTGCCGGCTTTCCGGAAGAGATGCAGGTAATACTGGAAAAAGTCCGCGCCACCATCAAAAAGGCAGCCCCTGATGCAGAAGAAACCATCAGTTACAGTATGCCTGCTTTTAAACAAAATGGATACCTCGCTTACTTTGCAGCGTACAAAAATCATATTGGCTTTTATCCGATACCACCTGCTACTGAAAAATTCAAGGAAGAACTTTCTCTGTATAAAACAGGGAAAGGATCTGTACAGTTCCCACTCGATCAACCTATACCTTTTAAATTAATATCAAAAATTGTAAAATACCGATTAATGGAAAATTTATCCAACCCATCAAAGAAGCCAAAAAAGAAATAA
- a CDS encoding SDR family oxidoreductase: MKIGITGATGQLGRLVVEKLKQRVNAKDLVALVRSPEKAIDLRIEARKFDYTKSGALADALQGIDHLLLISGSEVGQRAAQHKNIIKAAQQAHVKWIVYTSLLHADTSSLSLAAEHLETEALLNASGIPHTILRNGWYTENYTGSVPGAVEAGALTGSAGEGKISSATREEYAEAAAVVLTSEGHQGKVYELAGDVAYTLKDLALEISKQTGKDIPYHNLSEEEYAGVLKSLGLPEGLAQAIAGWDIGASKDDLFDDNKVLSKLIGRPTTVLADTIKKALDS, translated from the coding sequence ATGAAAATTGGAATTACTGGAGCTACGGGACAACTAGGTCGTTTGGTAGTAGAAAAATTAAAACAAAGAGTGAATGCGAAAGATCTGGTAGCGTTGGTGCGTTCACCTGAAAAAGCTATTGACCTAAGAATTGAAGCACGTAAATTCGATTACACAAAATCGGGAGCGTTAGCCGATGCTTTACAAGGGATCGATCACCTTTTGCTGATTTCGGGAAGCGAAGTTGGTCAGCGCGCAGCTCAACACAAAAATATAATCAAGGCCGCCCAGCAGGCTCATGTCAAGTGGATCGTTTACACCAGCCTGCTCCATGCTGACACCTCCTCATTAAGCTTGGCTGCGGAGCATTTAGAAACGGAAGCATTGCTCAATGCTTCGGGTATTCCTCATACCATTCTAAGAAATGGATGGTATACAGAAAACTATACAGGTTCTGTACCGGGTGCAGTAGAGGCCGGTGCACTCACAGGTAGTGCAGGTGAGGGCAAGATATCCTCAGCTACACGTGAAGAGTATGCCGAAGCTGCTGCGGTAGTATTGACCAGCGAAGGGCATCAGGGAAAAGTGTACGAGCTGGCGGGCGATGTGGCCTATACGCTAAAAGATCTCGCACTGGAGATATCTAAACAGACAGGGAAAGACATTCCGTATCACAACCTGTCCGAAGAGGAGTATGCAGGTGTATTGAAATCGTTAGGTTTACCTGAAGGACTTGCTCAAGCCATTGCCGGTTGGGATATTGGGGCATCAAAAGATGACCTGTTCGATGATAACAAGGTACTCTCGAAATTGATCGGCCGCCCAACCACAGTTTTGGCTGATACCATTAAGAAAGCGTTGGATTCATAA
- a CDS encoding nucleotidyl transferase AbiEii/AbiGii toxin family protein, with the protein MTLHQDKQMFKEAIEATAQYFQMRPVFIEKDYWVTYVLKNLSRSVYADNIIFKGGTSLSKAYQCIARFSEDIDLAILSPGDYTGSQLKALLKDVTENITQGITNVAGHVAEKKMGRMRATVYSYDKLIEDADYGVVKDYILIEINCFTDPVPYNVIPIESYITQFFSETGNEALILQYELSPVSIKVLSLERTFFEKLLSINRLSYEGTAILLEKIRHFYDLHQLFHYPPLVGKILIQENMGILANALKDDEANRTMDGAWQGQRLQDSPLFSQLEDQWTSLTPGYTLGLADLIWIGELPKPAAILAVLQAVKAFVVVFDELNPLSH; encoded by the coding sequence ATGACGCTACACCAGGATAAACAAATGTTCAAGGAAGCTATCGAAGCTACTGCCCAGTACTTTCAAATGCGCCCTGTATTTATTGAGAAAGATTACTGGGTGACCTATGTGTTGAAAAATTTGTCACGTTCTGTGTATGCCGACAACATAATTTTTAAAGGAGGTACCTCTCTGTCAAAAGCCTATCAATGTATAGCCCGTTTTTCAGAAGATATTGATCTGGCTATTCTTTCTCCAGGTGATTATACCGGAAGCCAATTAAAGGCACTCTTAAAAGACGTGACAGAGAACATCACGCAGGGAATAACCAATGTTGCAGGACACGTCGCTGAAAAGAAGATGGGGCGTATGAGAGCTACTGTTTATTCCTATGATAAATTAATTGAAGATGCAGATTACGGTGTTGTAAAAGATTATATCCTCATTGAGATTAACTGTTTCACTGATCCGGTACCATATAACGTAATTCCCATTGAATCATATATCACCCAATTTTTCAGCGAGACAGGAAATGAGGCGCTGATTCTGCAGTATGAACTCTCTCCAGTCTCAATAAAAGTACTTTCCCTGGAAAGGACTTTCTTTGAAAAATTATTGTCTATCAATAGGCTGTCTTACGAGGGGACCGCCATCTTGTTGGAAAAAATACGGCACTTTTATGATTTACATCAACTATTCCATTACCCACCACTAGTTGGGAAGATATTGATTCAAGAGAATATGGGCATTTTAGCCAATGCACTTAAAGATGATGAGGCCAACCGAACAATGGACGGAGCCTGGCAGGGGCAGCGCCTTCAGGACTCTCCATTATTTAGTCAACTCGAAGATCAATGGACAAGTCTAACACCTGGATATACATTGGGATTAGCAGATCTGATCTGGATAGGCGAATTACCAAAACCAGCAGCCATCCTGGCTGTTTTGCAGGCGGTAAAAGCATTCGTGGTAGTATTCGATGAACTAAATCCTCTATCACATTAA
- a CDS encoding DUF6088 family protein: MIKQQTISNKVKRKVASIPLGEVFTYRYFSGGPDEEQALAQVLSRLTRAGKLVRVGKGKYYKPVTTRFGTLRPSEAEVIKTLTQKGNESTGYLTGTGLYNRLGLTTQLSNVITIARNSRLPLKELKGYKIKFVIRAFKIKTADISLLQLLDAFTDIKRIPDTSPSKAIPVLVNKIKGFQDLQIKRMVQLAMNYPPSTRALLGAVIEYYFPTQATDKLSNSLNPMTRYRLDIQESILPNKAKWYFK; this comes from the coding sequence ATGATAAAGCAACAAACCATATCAAATAAAGTAAAGCGTAAAGTCGCTTCCATCCCATTGGGAGAGGTATTTACGTATCGGTATTTCTCTGGAGGTCCGGACGAGGAACAGGCCCTGGCCCAGGTTTTAAGCCGGTTAACCCGTGCTGGCAAACTTGTAAGAGTAGGGAAGGGGAAATATTATAAACCGGTAACCACTCGGTTTGGCACCTTACGCCCATCTGAAGCTGAAGTTATTAAAACACTAACCCAAAAAGGAAATGAAAGTACAGGATACCTGACCGGCACTGGTCTATACAATCGTTTGGGGCTTACTACGCAGCTCTCCAATGTGATCACCATTGCCCGTAATAGTCGTCTGCCGCTGAAAGAATTAAAAGGATACAAAATAAAATTTGTCATCAGGGCCTTTAAAATCAAGACAGCAGATATCTCTTTATTGCAGTTATTGGATGCTTTTACTGACATTAAAAGGATTCCTGATACTTCCCCATCAAAAGCAATTCCTGTACTTGTAAATAAAATCAAAGGTTTTCAGGATCTGCAAATAAAGCGGATGGTTCAATTGGCAATGAATTATCCACCGTCTACCAGGGCACTATTGGGCGCTGTTATAGAATATTACTTCCCCACGCAGGCCACAGACAAGCTTAGTAACTCACTCAATCCAATGACCCGCTACCGTTTAGATATACAGGAAAGTATTTTACCTAATAAAGCCAAATGGTATTTTAAATGA
- a CDS encoding FUSC family protein: MWKQLFKFNKTDRAWHLPVVAGFCVAIPLLLGLLYDDMNAGKLASIGALVILYIQSNRLVNRMMILMVCGFGFIFSFAIGVVFSFSAWLTPLMLALYTFGVHYSLNRLELTRPPGNFFFIMVASIAISLPHNRTDIASSIGNFSIGVMIACMIALFYSILVLREATNKPDVMVLQKNTYINMTESIIFGVMVGLALLTAILLKLENPYWVPISCMAVMQGVTAKHIWMRAAQRVLGTFIGLGLTWFILQMNITTLGICISILILQTIVEFLVVRNYGIAVVFISMLTIFLAEPNISLMGHPDHLIAIRFLDILIGSAMGAVGGWMLYHERIHFFTKKQLLKSKVLLRKYRP; encoded by the coding sequence ATGTGGAAGCAACTATTCAAATTCAATAAAACAGACCGGGCCTGGCATCTTCCGGTTGTAGCAGGATTTTGTGTCGCCATTCCATTATTACTAGGCCTTTTGTATGATGATATGAATGCAGGGAAACTCGCATCAATCGGGGCATTGGTCATTCTGTATATTCAATCCAACAGGCTGGTTAATCGCATGATGATTCTGATGGTTTGCGGATTCGGCTTTATTTTCTCGTTTGCCATAGGTGTAGTTTTTTCATTTAGTGCGTGGTTGACTCCCTTGATGTTGGCGTTATATACTTTCGGCGTGCACTATTCGCTGAATCGGCTTGAGCTGACCCGTCCACCGGGAAACTTTTTCTTCATTATGGTAGCTTCGATAGCAATATCGCTTCCCCACAACCGGACAGATATAGCCAGCAGCATCGGAAATTTTTCCATTGGCGTAATGATTGCCTGTATGATAGCATTGTTTTACAGTATCCTTGTCTTACGGGAAGCCACTAACAAGCCTGATGTAATGGTTTTACAGAAAAACACCTATATAAACATGACAGAATCGATAATTTTTGGTGTCATGGTAGGATTGGCGTTGCTGACAGCCATTTTACTAAAACTTGAAAATCCCTATTGGGTACCCATTTCCTGTATGGCGGTCATGCAGGGAGTAACTGCCAAACACATCTGGATGAGAGCAGCACAAAGGGTATTAGGTACTTTTATCGGTCTTGGCTTAACCTGGTTCATCTTGCAAATGAACATTACTACATTAGGAATATGTATAAGTATTTTGATCCTTCAAACGATCGTCGAATTTCTTGTTGTGAGAAATTATGGGATAGCTGTTGTTTTTATTTCCATGTTAACCATATTCCTTGCGGAACCTAATATAAGTTTAATGGGACACCCTGATCATCTGATAGCAATAAGGTTTTTGGATATATTAATCGGAAGTGCAATGGGCGCTGTCGGAGGTTGGATGCTGTATCATGAGCGAATACATTTCTTTACGAAAAAGCAGCTGTTAAAGTCTAAAGTTCTATTAAGGAAATACAGACCTTGA